A section of the Clostridium felsineum DSM 794 genome encodes:
- the fliY gene encoding flagellar motor switch phosphatase FliY has protein sequence MSDGFLSQEEIDSLLNGGDSSSSSSSEQQNENTASDNDLNDIEKDLLGEIGNISMGSASTALSTIIGQKVNITTPIVSVTTLENLKKSFEVPNVALDVKYVSGISGENLLVMKVTDAAVIANLMMGGDGKVESKALSEIELSAVSEAMNQMIGSSATSMATMLLREVNISPPVSKIWDSKTDVLTENIKEDENIVQVAFKLTIGDLVDSQIMQILPIDTSRKMIDIMMGGNSGSKEQSEPKESEPKASENRTPEPTVNTTTQTNTSAPPMQQAQQPQMMPQGQPMQQSPQMMGQPMYQTPQPQMMPQGQVYGQPQVEVNRASFQPLQASEIYGAPKNIDLILDVPLEISVVLGRAKKSIKDILNLGTGSLVELDKLAEEPVEILVNGKKVAYGEVVVVDENFGVRITSIVDNEERIKSLKK, from the coding sequence ATGAGTGATGGATTTCTTTCACAGGAGGAAATAGATTCTCTTTTGAATGGAGGAGACAGTAGTAGTTCGAGTTCATCAGAACAACAAAACGAAAATACCGCCAGTGATAATGATTTAAATGATATAGAAAAAGATTTACTAGGAGAGATAGGAAATATCTCTATGGGTTCGGCATCTACAGCACTTTCAACCATAATTGGTCAAAAAGTAAATATAACTACGCCAATAGTAAGTGTAACAACACTTGAGAATTTAAAGAAAAGCTTTGAGGTTCCAAATGTTGCTCTGGATGTAAAATATGTAAGCGGAATTTCGGGAGAAAATCTGCTTGTAATGAAAGTTACAGATGCTGCAGTAATTGCTAATTTGATGATGGGTGGAGATGGTAAGGTTGAGAGTAAGGCCTTATCAGAAATTGAATTGAGTGCAGTTTCAGAGGCTATGAATCAAATGATTGGATCCTCTGCAACATCAATGGCAACTATGCTATTACGTGAAGTAAATATATCACCACCTGTATCTAAAATTTGGGATTCTAAAACAGATGTATTAACAGAAAATATCAAGGAAGATGAAAATATAGTTCAAGTTGCATTTAAGCTAACAATTGGAGATTTAGTTGATAGCCAGATAATGCAAATACTTCCTATAGATACATCTAGAAAAATGATTGATATAATGATGGGTGGAAATAGTGGCTCAAAAGAACAATCAGAACCTAAAGAAAGTGAGCCAAAAGCATCAGAAAATAGAACTCCAGAACCAACTGTAAATACTACTACACAAACAAATACATCAGCGCCGCCAATGCAGCAAGCGCAGCAACCACAGATGATGCCTCAAGGTCAGCCAATGCAGCAATCACCACAAATGATGGGGCAACCAATGTATCAAACACCTCAACCACAGATGATGCCTCAGGGTCAAGTATACGGGCAACCACAGGTGGAGGTCAATAGAGCGTCATTCCAACCACTTCAAGCTTCGGAAATATATGGCGCGCCTAAAAACATAGATCTTATTTTGGATGTTCCTCTCGAGATTTCAGTTGTACTAGGTAGAGCTAAGAAAAGTATAAAAGATATATTAAACTTAGGTACTGGTTCGCTTGTAGAACTGGATAAACTTGCAGAAGAACCAGTTGAAATATTAGTAAATGGTAAAAAAGTTGCTTATGGAGAAGTTGTAGTAGTTGATGAAAATTTTGGTGTTAGAATTACAAGCATTGTTGATAATGAAGAAAGAATAAAGAGCTTAAAAAAATAG
- the flgN gene encoding flagellar export chaperone FlgN: protein MKEELKKVMSDEFNSLERLLDLLLTQQQFLIKKDVFGLDKMVVEIQKVNKEVASSEMSRLKLVGDKTMKDLLREISDESLNKIYLNMRGLLEKIKFQKDSNELLIKQGLVFTTKVLNAINPNGNTAKTYNCYGKTR from the coding sequence ATGAAAGAAGAGCTAAAAAAAGTTATGAGTGATGAGTTTAATTCTCTTGAGAGGTTACTTGATTTACTTTTAACTCAGCAGCAGTTTCTTATTAAAAAAGATGTTTTTGGACTTGATAAAATGGTCGTAGAGATTCAAAAAGTTAATAAGGAAGTAGCTTCAAGTGAAATGAGTAGGCTTAAATTGGTAGGAGACAAGACAATGAAGGATTTGCTTAGAGAAATAAGTGATGAATCTTTAAATAAAATATATTTAAATATGAGAGGTTTACTTGAAAAGATAAAATTTCAAAAGGATTCCAATGAATTGTTAATTAAGCAAGGACTTGTTTTTACAACAAAAGTGTTAAATGCTATTAATCCAAATGGTAATACAGCCAAAACATATAATTGTTATGGCAAAACAAGGTAA
- the flgM gene encoding flagellar biosynthesis anti-sigma factor FlgM yields MKINNVGAGNKIELYNFNKNVNDIKNNTPKEKDVIEISTKGRYLSTFSQDESIQKAGTKRVEEIKKQIEQGSYKVDTNSLAKKILDHVKGREV; encoded by the coding sequence ATGAAAATAAATAATGTAGGTGCAGGAAACAAGATTGAGTTGTATAATTTCAATAAAAATGTTAATGACATAAAAAATAATACTCCTAAAGAAAAAGACGTTATTGAAATATCTACTAAAGGTAGATACCTCAGTACTTTTTCCCAAGATGAATCTATACAAAAAGCTGGTACTAAAAGGGTAGAAGAGATAAAAAAGCAAATTGAACAAGGAAGTTATAAAGTAGATACAAATTCACTTGCAAAGAAAATTTTAGATCATGTAAAAGGGAGAGAAGTTTAG